Sequence from the Sanguibacter keddieii DSM 10542 genome:
TGCTCCCGAACGCCAGCTACCTCATCACCGAGCTCAACCTCAGCCACCGCACCGACGACGACCCGACGCCGCTCTGGTACGACATCGTCCTGGTCATCACCCTCGCGATGTCGGGCGTGCTCAACCTCGTGGTCAACGTGCTGGCGGTCCAGGTCCTGTACGGGGTGATGCGGTACCCGGACGACGACGTCGCCGGCCTGACCCAGCCCGACACCCGGCTCGTCGCCGTGGCCATCATCATGCTCAGCGCCGTCGGCGTGTACCTCGGCCGGTACCTGCGCCTCAACAGCTGGGACGTGACGCACCCCGGGTCGTTCCTGCGCAAGGTGCGCGACCACTTCACCCAGCAGGGCGCGGTCAAGACCTTCCTGGGCTTCACCCTCGTCCACACCGTGTTCATCGCGCTGCTCTACCTGACGATCGGCGGGACGATCATCGACCTGGTCGTCGCCTACCAGCAGAGCCGCTGACCACGGCGCACCTGCTGCTGGCCGGGCTGCGCCCCACCCGCTCTCAGCCGGGCTGTGCCGCCGAGAGGTCGACGTCCGGCGAGTCGACGTTGCGCCACGGCTCGCCCGGCACCACACCCGCCTCCGCGAGGGACGACGCGACCGCCTCCGGCACGTCGGACCCCCGCAGGTGCTCGGCACCAGCCTGGGAGAGGATGCCGTCGACGATCGCGTGGCACCGGTGCTCGCCGAAGCTGAGGTTGGTCCAGCCGGTCCGGCGGTCCGCCGGCTCGAAGGCGACACCCACACCCGGCCCGACCCTGCGGGCCAGCAGCGAGGTCTCGTCGCCGATCCCGTCGAGGGTCTGGGCGAGGCGCAGCAGGGCTCCGACCAGGTGCCACGACGAACGTCCGAGGTAGACGACCATCGCGTCCCGACGCGGGTACAGCGCGGCGTGCGACCCGATCTTCGCCCGGTAGGCGGCTCCCTCGCCCTCGAGGGCGGTGAGCACGGTCCGCCACACCTCGGGCGCGCTCGTCTCGCTCCGCACGTGCAGGTACACCCGCAGCACAGGCTCGCCGTGCGGACGACCGACCGACCCGTCCACGAGGAAGAACCCTGGCGACAGGCCCGGACGGACGGCCGGCAGCCGCACCTGCCCGGTCCACTCGGTCACCGCTCCGTCACGGACCTCCGCCGGCAGGTCGCCGACGAGCAGGTCACGGTCGACGGCGAAGCGCACGCCGTCGACGACGGCCACCAGGTGGCTGCCGGTCGGGTGCGGCAGCAGACCCAGCGGCACGGTACGCACCACTGTCTGGTGCGGTGTGGCCTCCTCGAGCCGCTGCTCGAGCCGGGCGTCGCGCCAGGAGCGCGGGATGCCGTCCTCGGCGTCCGACCGCGGACCGGTGTGCAGCACCTCGTAGAGCTTTCCCGCGAAGGCGGTGCGCACGGCGGCGGCGGACGGTCCCTCGATCGGGTCGGCGTCACCGACCGTCACGGAGCGCCCGCCGTCGGAGACGACGACGGTCCCGAGCGCCGTCAGGAGGTCGTCAGGGAGCAGCGTGGTCGTGGTGCTCATGCGGAGGCTCCCTCGGCGCGGACCATCCGGGTCATGGACGTCGGGTCGGTGACGATCGACCGACCGATGCCGGCGACCGCCCGGGCCAGCGGGTGCAGCCTGGCCTTCTCGTGCGCGGCAGCGAGCAGCCGGTCGATGAGGT
This genomic interval carries:
- a CDS encoding DUF1361 domain-containing protein; its protein translation is MEPVIPSLVLGVIGMNVFAVVLVVARARAFHRPLYKPMLLNIGLSILPVFVLVVGLVATLVSLAASRGDAVDSPMHVLSVVIAVVSALVWLLLLPNASYLITELNLSHRTDDDPTPLWYDIVLVITLAMSGVLNLVVNVLAVQVLYGVMRYPDDDVAGLTQPDTRLVAVAIIMLSAVGVYLGRYLRLNSWDVTHPGSFLRKVRDHFTQQGAVKTFLGFTLVHTVFIALLYLTIGGTIIDLVVAYQQSR
- a CDS encoding T3SS effector HopA1 family protein, with the translated sequence MSTTTTLLPDDLLTALGTVVVSDGGRSVTVGDADPIEGPSAAAVRTAFAGKLYEVLHTGPRSDAEDGIPRSWRDARLEQRLEEATPHQTVVRTVPLGLLPHPTGSHLVAVVDGVRFAVDRDLLVGDLPAEVRDGAVTEWTGQVRLPAVRPGLSPGFFLVDGSVGRPHGEPVLRVYLHVRSETSAPEVWRTVLTALEGEGAAYRAKIGSHAALYPRRDAMVVYLGRSSWHLVGALLRLAQTLDGIGDETSLLARRVGPGVGVAFEPADRRTGWTNLSFGEHRCHAIVDGILSQAGAEHLRGSDVPEAVASSLAEAGVVPGEPWRNVDSPDVDLSAAQPG